The Bacillus sp. (in: firmicutes) DNA segment GCCGAAAATATTATTAAAAATGCAAAACGACTTGCTGAAGGATTGCAAAAGCAAGGCTTTACATTAGTATCAGGCGGCACTGACAACCATCTTTTATTACTAGACGTTCGCAACTTAGGTTTAACTGGAAAAGTTGCCGAAAATGCATTAGATGATGTAGGTATTACAGTGAACAAAAACACGATTCCATATGATCCGGAAAGCCCATTTGTAACAAGCGGCATCCGCATTGGCACTGCAGCAGTTACAAGCCGCGGCTTCGGCCTTGAGGAAATGGCTGAAATTGCTGAAATTATTGGCTTAACTTTAAAAAATGTTGATAATGAAGAAAAACTTGCGGAAGCTGCAAAGCGTGTCCAAGACTTAACATCTAAATTTACATTATATCCAACTCGATAATAGGCATTGTTTTAAAAAAAGGGGATCTCACACTTCATTTTTTGAGTGTTGGGCCCCTTTTTGTATGAGGGCGAGCCTCCTCTTGTCCTCCTTTCATTTTTCCTATACAATTTACTAGATAAACATCTTTCGACTAAAATAGGCAAATTTTTCTCTGAATCCGAAGATGATTTTTCTATTTGTACAAACTGGGCAACATACATAATGTGAGAACGCAGAAAAGGAGAGTTTAGATGGGAAAAATTCATGTTTTTGATCATCCGCTAATTCAACATAAGCTTACAATGATTCGCGATAAAAATACGGGTACGAAGGAGTTTCGCGAGCTAGTAGATGAAATGGCTAGTTTAATGGCGTTTGAAGCTACACGTGACCTGCCGCTCAAGGAAGTAACTGTTGAAACGCCAGTGGCAACAGCAAAAGCAAAAGTGCTTGCTGGCAAAAAGCTCGGTTTAATTCCGATTTTACGTGCAGGATTAGGCATGGTGGACGGCATTTTAAAGCTAATTCCTGCAGCAAAAGTGGGGCATGTCGGTTTATACCGTGACCCAGAAACATTGAAGCCGGTTGAATATTATGTGAAGCTTCCTTCAGACATCGAGGAGCGTGAGTTCATTGTCCTTGATCCGATGTTAGCAACAGGAGGCTCAGCAGCAGCAGCAATTACCTCTTTAAAAACTCGTGGTGCGCAGCATATCCGCTTAATGTGTGTCATTGCCGCCCCTGAAGGAGTTGAGGTTATTCAAAAAGAACATCCAGATGTTGATATTTATATTGCTGGATTAGATGAAAAATTAAATGATCACGGCTATATCGTTCCTGGTTTAGGTGATGCAGGCGATCGTTTGTTTGGAACAAAGTAATTGGAGTGAATGAAAATGTCAAAACGAATTAAAATTTTAACAACCTTTGGGACAAGGCCAGAGGCAATAAAAATGTGTCCGCTTGTGCTTGAGTTGGAAAAACGGTCAGATGAATTTGAATCAATTGTGGCGGTAACCGCCCAGCACCGCCAAATGCTTGATCAAGTTTTAGAAATTTTTAATGTGAAACCGGACTATGATTTAAACATCATGAAGGATCGGCAAACATTAGTGGGCGTAACGACTAAAGGGCTTGAAGGTTTGGATGCGGTAATAAAAGAGGTTAAGCCCGATATTGTGCTTGTACATGGTGATACAGCGACAACGTTTATCGCGAGCCTAGCTGCTTATTACAATCAAGTAGCAGTAGGCCATGTTGAAGCAGGCTTAAGGACTTGGAATAAATATTCGCCATTTCCAGAAGAGATGAATCGCCAATTAACTGGCGTAATTGCTGACCTTCATTTTGCGCCAACGGAAAAGGCTTTTGCAAACCTTATCGCGGAAAATAAAAAGCAAGAAGCGATTTTTATCACCGGAAACACAGCGATTGATGCCTTGAAAACGACTGTAAAAGATGATTATCATCATGACGTTCTTGAAAAAGTACAGGGTGGTAGACTTGTGCTAGTGACTGCTCATCGCCGTGAAAATCTTGGTGAGCCAATGCGTAGCATGTTTCGGGCGATTCGCCGCATTGTTGATGAGTATAGTGACGTACATGTCATCTATCCTGTGCATTTAAATCCCGCTGTTCGAGAAATTGCAAATGAAATAT contains these protein-coding regions:
- the wecB gene encoding UDP-N-acetylglucosamine 2-epimerase (non-hydrolyzing), with protein sequence MSKRIKILTTFGTRPEAIKMCPLVLELEKRSDEFESIVAVTAQHRQMLDQVLEIFNVKPDYDLNIMKDRQTLVGVTTKGLEGLDAVIKEVKPDIVLVHGDTATTFIASLAAYYNQVAVGHVEAGLRTWNKYSPFPEEMNRQLTGVIADLHFAPTEKAFANLIAENKKQEAIFITGNTAIDALKTTVKDDYHHDVLEKVQGGRLVLVTAHRRENLGEPMRSMFRAIRRIVDEYSDVHVIYPVHLNPAVREIANEILGGHERIQLIEPLDVIDFHNFAARAHLILTDSGGVQEEAPSLGVPVLVLRDTTERPEGIEAGTLKLAGTDEDTIYRLAAELLTDSDEYEKMAKASNPYGDGNASARIAEAIRYRFGQIGERPEAFVVGQRVPK
- the upp gene encoding uracil phosphoribosyltransferase, whose product is MGKIHVFDHPLIQHKLTMIRDKNTGTKEFRELVDEMASLMAFEATRDLPLKEVTVETPVATAKAKVLAGKKLGLIPILRAGLGMVDGILKLIPAAKVGHVGLYRDPETLKPVEYYVKLPSDIEEREFIVLDPMLATGGSAAAAITSLKTRGAQHIRLMCVIAAPEGVEVIQKEHPDVDIYIAGLDEKLNDHGYIVPGLGDAGDRLFGTK